Proteins encoded in a region of the Ornithodoros turicata isolate Travis chromosome 3, ASM3712646v1, whole genome shotgun sequence genome:
- the LOC135387358 gene encoding myb-related transcription factor, partner of profilin-like yields MSSSRRSARTTAEQYEIMVQYMQEHENLLRGTFSPAYTAQQRERDWGQLVERLNSAGGAVKTVERWRKAWQDWKSNVKAKAARIRSSRSRTGGGPPPKEQFTPAEEVLVGLLGEVSIVGVDTTAELGVSLEEQTQATGSAAELRRVVIHDGATAGGAGNVSPPTSQETEILSPSVTAADSGQQDNPPSSPHMPQEGQSEVREPRHRRRSRIRALRQQYQNEVGQSFIGLQREQQAQLRQICGSLTALVGAVNRVADAAEELREIKDLLTVTIYFIAFMKTFRSSMEVQHARTIRLAN; encoded by the exons ATGTCATCGTCCCGTCGCTCTGCTCGGACAACAGCCGAGCAATACGAAATAATGGTGCAGTATATGCAGGAGCACGAAAACCTCCTGCGAGGCACATTTTCTCCCGCGTATACTGCACAACAGCGTGAGAGGGATTGGGGGCAACTAGTGGAGCGCCTTAACTCTGCGGGGGGTGCTGTGAAGACGGTGGAGAGGTGGCGAAAG GCATGGCAGGATTGGAAGTCAAATGTCAAGGCCAAGGCAGCCAGGATACGATCATCCAGGAGTAGGACAGGGGGTGGGCCTCCCCCCAAAGAGCAGTTTACCCCTGCAGAGGAAGTGTTAGTTGGTCTCCTGGGAGAAGTCTCCATCGTTGGGGTGGACACGACGGCTGAACTGGGCGTAAGCCTTGAAGAACAAACCCAAGCTACCGGTTCAGCTGCTGAGCTACGCCGCGTAGTAATACACGATGGGGCTACAGCAGGTG GAGCAGGGAATGTTTCCCCCCCTACATCACAGGAGACCGAGATTTTGTCCCCCTCAGTGACAGCAGCAGACAGTGGTCAACAGGACAACCCTCCTTCATCCCCGCATATGCCACAGGAGGGGCAAAGTGAGGTACGCGAGCCGAGGCACCGGAGGAGAAGCAGGATCA GGGCTCTCAGGCAGCAGTATCAAAACGAGGTCGGCCAAAGCTTTATCGGCCTGCAAAGGGAACAGCAAGCACAGTTACGACAAATATGCGGCTCCCTGACAGCACTCGTGGGTGCTGTCAACAGGGTGGCTGATGCAGCCGAAGAGCTCCGAGAAATCAAGGACCTCCTCACCGTAACCATTTATTTTATTGcctttatgaaaacttttcgCTCAAGTATGGAGGTACAACATGCACGTACTATCAGGCTTGCTAACTAG